In the Gemmatimonadaceae bacterium genome, one interval contains:
- a CDS encoding DUF2252 family protein, translated as MNLRKTVADYERWLGRQLPLIRADLGLKHRRMREGALPFLRATYFRWAQLWPDLCPELKDAPAVLAVGDLHVENFGTWRDAEGRLAWGINDFDEAWRLPYANDLVRLATSVMLAGDASALRLDPGAAASAIITGYRESLVAGGRPLVLAEHHPALRRMAIHRLRDPEAFWHQLDTSAPVRSRLPPSATSALSKLWPARELPWRIVHRVAGLGSLGRQRFVALAEWNGGRIAREAKGLTVSAGEWAAGRRERDTPLYREILAGAVRCADPFVAVRKRWLVRRLAPDCSRIELASLPRGRDERRLLHAMGWETANVHLGSIRAHRILSDLDRRPHDWLVRAADTMSAAVKKDFSTWRRETAAGF; from the coding sequence ATGAATCTCCGGAAGACGGTCGCCGACTATGAGCGCTGGCTAGGCCGGCAGCTGCCCCTCATTCGCGCCGACCTCGGACTCAAGCACCGCCGGATGCGCGAAGGCGCGTTGCCGTTCCTGCGCGCGACGTACTTCCGATGGGCCCAGCTGTGGCCCGACCTCTGTCCGGAATTGAAGGATGCCCCCGCCGTGCTTGCGGTGGGCGATCTGCATGTCGAGAACTTCGGCACGTGGCGCGATGCCGAGGGACGCTTGGCGTGGGGGATCAACGACTTCGACGAAGCGTGGCGGCTACCGTACGCGAACGATCTCGTGCGCCTGGCCACGAGCGTCATGCTTGCGGGCGATGCGTCCGCGCTTCGTCTCGATCCCGGCGCCGCCGCCTCCGCCATCATCACGGGCTACCGGGAATCGCTGGTCGCCGGCGGTCGACCGCTCGTGCTCGCCGAGCATCACCCGGCTCTTCGGCGGATGGCCATCCATCGCCTGCGCGACCCGGAGGCATTCTGGCACCAGCTCGACACGTCCGCGCCGGTGCGGAGCAGACTGCCCCCGAGTGCGACAAGCGCCCTGTCCAAGCTGTGGCCGGCGCGTGAGCTACCGTGGCGCATCGTCCATCGCGTCGCCGGACTCGGCAGCCTTGGCCGGCAACGATTCGTCGCGCTGGCCGAATGGAACGGGGGGCGCATTGCTCGCGAGGCCAAGGGGCTCACGGTGTCGGCGGGCGAATGGGCGGCGGGCCGACGCGAGCGGGATACGCCGCTCTACCGAGAAATCCTCGCCGGCGCGGTCCGTTGCGCCGATCCATTCGTGGCGGTACGCAAGCGGTGGCTCGTGCGCCGGCTCGCGCCGGACTGCTCCCGTATCGAGTTGGCGAGTCTCCCACGCGGCCGCGACGAGCGGCGCCTGCTGCATGCCATGGGCTGGGAAACGGCCAACGTGCACCTGGGAAGCATCCGCGCGCATCGCATCCTCTCCGATCTCGACCGACGGCCCCACGATTGGCTCGTGCGGGCCGCGGATACGATGAGTGCCGCCGTGAAGAAAGACTTCTCCACCTGGCGCCGGGAGACAGCCGCGGGCTTCTGA
- a CDS encoding multicopper oxidase domain-containing protein: MPNVNMLLVPAAIAAALATSGSAVPRPVAPPAVSANENRTAAGVTKGGMLEVSLEVREGEWHPYGPQGPAVRILAFGETGKPLETPGPMIRVKEGARVHVRVLNTANGTLVVHGLTARHTTMPDTLVVPAGATRDVTFTADAQGTYFYWGTTTGVGFSGRLYEDAQLNGALIVDPPTGTPKPDRVFVIQWYLPRSVPPDTAADAINGFFTFNGMPWPNTERLKYAQGDSVRWRIINATADVHPLHLHGFFYRITARGDANRDTLYWPAQERMAVTELMDVGTTMNLAWYADRPGAWIFHCHLNWHVVPNPPLGAARETDSVRLHALFATHKMTGMPGMANHSETGMGGLVLRIDIAPSATWRPYTGPRERFRLYIQSDSQPGDTLRRFGYALATGNDVPAPNAIQWPGPPIILHVGQPTSITVINRALEPSQVHWHGLEIDSYYDGVAGLSRDGAMVSPLIMPRDSFEMTVTPPRAGSFMYHTHVNDLRQQSHGLYGPIIVLPLGQAWDPSSDLIFMAGTDPLDDPILNGSTSPPALTIHAGRPYRIRLMNITLDAPFNQMVLTAANGAVPLWTAIAKDGFDLPVWQRRRERARQRVSIGETYDFRLTIPAPGEYTMEGRRGNGTVYARQVIHVVP; this comes from the coding sequence ATGCCGAATGTGAACATGCTGCTCGTCCCGGCTGCGATCGCGGCCGCTCTTGCCACGTCAGGCAGCGCCGTTCCGCGCCCAGTCGCGCCGCCCGCCGTTTCGGCCAACGAGAATCGCACCGCCGCCGGCGTCACCAAGGGCGGCATGCTCGAAGTGAGTCTCGAGGTCCGAGAGGGCGAATGGCACCCGTATGGCCCGCAGGGGCCCGCGGTTCGCATCCTCGCCTTCGGTGAAACCGGCAAGCCGCTCGAAACTCCGGGGCCGATGATCCGGGTCAAGGAAGGCGCGCGCGTTCACGTCCGGGTGCTCAACACGGCCAACGGCACGCTCGTCGTACACGGCCTCACCGCGCGGCACACCACGATGCCGGACACGCTGGTCGTGCCGGCCGGCGCCACCCGGGACGTGACGTTTACGGCGGACGCCCAGGGCACGTACTTCTACTGGGGGACCACGACCGGCGTCGGGTTCTCGGGCCGCCTGTATGAGGACGCGCAACTCAACGGCGCGCTGATCGTAGATCCGCCCACCGGGACCCCGAAACCGGATCGCGTATTCGTGATCCAGTGGTATCTGCCGCGTTCGGTGCCGCCCGACACGGCCGCCGACGCCATCAACGGGTTCTTCACGTTCAACGGAATGCCATGGCCCAACACCGAGCGCCTGAAGTACGCGCAGGGCGACTCCGTTCGGTGGCGCATCATCAACGCCACGGCGGACGTGCACCCGCTGCACCTGCACGGGTTCTTCTACCGCATCACGGCCCGCGGCGACGCGAATCGGGATACCCTGTACTGGCCGGCCCAGGAGCGGATGGCCGTCACGGAACTGATGGACGTGGGCACGACGATGAATCTCGCGTGGTACGCCGACCGGCCGGGCGCCTGGATCTTCCATTGCCACCTCAACTGGCACGTGGTCCCCAACCCGCCGCTCGGCGCCGCTCGCGAAACCGACAGCGTGCGCCTGCACGCGCTGTTCGCCACGCACAAGATGACGGGCATGCCGGGCATGGCCAATCATTCGGAGACAGGCATGGGCGGGCTGGTGCTGCGCATCGACATCGCGCCGTCGGCCACCTGGCGGCCGTACACGGGCCCGCGCGAGCGGTTCCGGCTTTACATCCAGAGCGACTCGCAGCCCGGAGACACGCTGCGCCGGTTCGGCTACGCCCTGGCCACCGGCAACGACGTCCCGGCCCCCAACGCCATCCAGTGGCCCGGGCCGCCCATCATCCTCCACGTGGGACAGCCCACGAGCATCACGGTGATCAACCGGGCGCTGGAACCGTCGCAGGTGCACTGGCACGGGCTCGAGATCGACAGTTACTACGACGGGGTGGCGGGACTCAGTCGCGACGGAGCGATGGTCTCGCCACTCATCATGCCCCGTGACTCGTTCGAGATGACCGTGACGCCGCCCCGCGCGGGGAGCTTCATGTACCACACACACGTGAACGACCTGCGGCAGCAGAGCCACGGGCTGTACGGGCCGATCATCGTCCTCCCGCTGGGCCAGGCGTGGGACCCGTCGTCGGACCTGATCTTCATGGCCGGCACCGATCCGCTGGACGATCCCATCCTGAACGGAAGCACGTCGCCGCCCGCGCTGACCATTCACGCCGGCCGGCCGTATCGCATCCGCCTCATGAACATCACGCTCGACGCGCCGTTCAACCAGATGGTGTTGACGGCGGCCAACGGGGCGGTGCCGCTCTGGACGGCGATCGCCAAGGACGGCTTCGACCTTCCCGTCTGGCAACGGCGCCGGGAGCGCGCCCGCCAACGGGTGAGCATCGGCGAAACCTACGACTTCCGCCTCACGATCCCGGCGCCGGGCGAATACACGATGGAGGGGCGGCGCGGCAATGGAACGGTGTACGCACGGCAGGTAATTCACGTCGTTCCGTAG
- a CDS encoding hemerythrin domain-containing protein has translation MTPTEMLMAEHRLIERVLDALAAAADELARGGAVRPEFFLDASDFVSGFADGCHHRKEEGVLFGAMIAHGAPPHGGAVAMMLEEHEQGRDLNRAMRDAAKRLGDGDPAARRRIIASARGYVALLRDHIAKEDEVLFPMADELIPPDAAAALVAAFNRLEQADGTNPPDHFLALATRLEHEAASLRQ, from the coding sequence ATGACTCCGACCGAGATGCTGATGGCCGAGCACCGCCTCATCGAGCGGGTGCTCGATGCGCTGGCGGCAGCAGCGGACGAGCTCGCACGGGGTGGCGCCGTGCGGCCGGAATTCTTCCTCGATGCCTCCGACTTCGTGTCGGGGTTCGCCGACGGTTGCCACCACCGCAAGGAAGAAGGCGTGCTGTTCGGAGCGATGATCGCGCATGGCGCTCCGCCACACGGCGGCGCCGTCGCCATGATGCTCGAGGAGCATGAGCAAGGACGCGACTTGAACCGTGCCATGCGGGACGCCGCCAAGCGCCTCGGCGACGGCGACCCGGCGGCGCGCCGGCGCATCATCGCGAGTGCCCGGGGATACGTCGCCCTGCTCCGCGACCACATCGCCAAGGAAGACGAAGTCCTGTTCCCGATGGCCGACGAACTGATTCCACCCGATGCCGCGGCCGCGCTCGTCGCCGCGTTCAACCGGCTCGAGCAGGCCGACGGGACCAACCCACCCGACCACTTCCTGGCGCTCGCCACCCGTCTTGAGCACGAGGCCGCGTCGCTCCGCCAGTAG
- a CDS encoding CBS domain-containing protein: MTAPTPPATGPDYDTYFFSGLLGRHVCETRAEFRIGKLTDLVFRLSEPYPEAVGIFISHGWGNPTEFIPWERVSRIDRGTIFVLPPVTGDRYAPFVDQPGWILLNEHLVGKEIFDMEDRRLEIVNDVQLLSSRGRMILAHVDTSFNGFLRKWRLDWIGRQKDQLISWKFVQPLSIEDATSSRKVSLSLTRSQIHEMPSEDLADALEELSGREQEAVFSALDSDKAAETLLEAEPRAQRQLVADLPPDRARTILSGMSAAQIADLLEALPLDDRRDLIALLPADRAERAKAILAQHEPAIGELMASTCVALAPETPVADVLRHLRESRLNRRFLHYVYVVQPPGQVLVGVADLLELVAAEVGATLGDVMATPVVSADRDLLEDDVRKMFEKYHYRMLPVVDAANRLLGVVHSRDMGE, encoded by the coding sequence ATGACCGCTCCAACCCCGCCGGCGACCGGCCCCGACTACGACACGTATTTCTTTTCGGGGCTGCTCGGACGGCACGTGTGCGAAACCCGCGCCGAATTCCGCATCGGAAAGCTCACGGATCTCGTCTTCCGACTCAGCGAGCCGTATCCCGAAGCGGTGGGCATCTTCATCAGCCACGGCTGGGGCAACCCCACCGAGTTCATCCCGTGGGAGCGCGTCAGCCGCATCGACCGGGGCACGATCTTCGTCCTCCCGCCCGTCACCGGCGATCGGTACGCGCCGTTCGTCGACCAGCCGGGATGGATCCTCCTCAACGAGCATCTCGTGGGCAAAGAGATCTTCGACATGGAGGACCGGCGGCTGGAGATCGTGAACGACGTTCAACTCCTGAGCAGTCGGGGACGCATGATCCTCGCGCACGTGGACACGTCGTTCAACGGCTTCCTTCGCAAGTGGCGGCTGGACTGGATCGGCCGCCAGAAGGACCAACTGATCTCGTGGAAGTTCGTGCAGCCGCTTTCCATCGAAGACGCGACGTCGAGCCGCAAGGTGTCGCTCTCCCTCACCCGCTCCCAGATCCATGAAATGCCGAGTGAGGATCTCGCCGACGCCCTCGAAGAGCTGTCGGGACGCGAGCAGGAGGCGGTGTTCTCGGCGCTGGATTCGGACAAGGCGGCTGAAACGTTGCTCGAAGCCGAGCCGCGAGCCCAACGACAGCTCGTGGCCGACCTGCCTCCGGATCGCGCGCGGACGATCCTGTCCGGAATGTCGGCTGCCCAGATCGCCGACCTGCTCGAGGCCCTGCCACTGGATGATCGCCGCGACCTGATCGCGCTGCTGCCGGCCGATCGCGCCGAGCGGGCAAAGGCGATTCTCGCGCAGCACGAGCCCGCCATCGGCGAGCTCATGGCATCCACCTGCGTGGCCCTCGCGCCCGAAACCCCGGTCGCCGACGTCCTGCGCCATCTTCGCGAGTCGCGCCTGAACAGGCGGTTCCTGCACTATGTATATGTCGTGCAGCCGCCCGGCCAGGTGCTGGTCGGGGTCGCCGATCTGTTGGAACTGGTCGCTGCCGAGGTCGGAGCCACGCTCGGCGACGTGATGGCCACACCGGTGGTGTCGGCGGATCGGGACCTGCTGGAGGACGATGTGCGAAAGATGTTCGAGAAGTATCATTACCGCATGCTGCCGGTGGTGGACGCCGCCAACCGCTTGCTCGGGGTGGTCCATTCCAGGGACATGGGCGAATGA
- a CDS encoding NRAMP family divalent metal transporter translates to MYWISKLLHRLSRTKRRWAILLAVVGPGIITMVADNDAGGISTYTQTGALTGFNMLWAFIILVPMAYYVQEMTVRLGAVTKRGHAEAIFDAFGPVWGWFSVFDLVVINWLTLVTEYIGMTQAMRLFNVPEWVTFVGVTGLLLAIVITGKYWTFEKITLFFCLFNFVYIPAAIWAMHTGNVNEGWLQVGRGFYAPRFLLSPRFDAAALLTLVMANIGTTITPWQIFFQQSAVVDKGMDVKDIRYGKIDTFVGALVTCVVAAFIIIAAAGVFYYHPGGQLAVESAAQAAAKMPAVMPGAHLGLWARTLFAIGLFDAGLLGALCISLSTSWALGEVFGWAHSLNRSVREAPWFYVAYVAMLGSSGVVSLIASIKIQDAITIFVQVVAVTLLPAALVFLILLLNDRPLMGDYVNTRWQNIANGSITAFVIVVSSMFGLSVLFPSLFSALGR, encoded by the coding sequence GTGTACTGGATCAGTAAGCTCCTCCATCGCCTCTCCCGCACGAAGCGCCGCTGGGCCATCCTGCTCGCGGTCGTAGGCCCAGGGATCATCACCATGGTGGCCGACAACGACGCCGGCGGAATCTCCACGTATACCCAGACGGGAGCGCTGACCGGCTTCAACATGCTCTGGGCGTTCATCATCCTCGTCCCCATGGCGTACTACGTACAGGAGATGACGGTGCGTCTTGGCGCCGTTACCAAGCGCGGGCACGCCGAAGCGATCTTCGACGCCTTCGGCCCCGTCTGGGGATGGTTTTCGGTGTTCGACCTGGTCGTCATCAACTGGCTGACCCTGGTCACGGAGTACATCGGCATGACGCAGGCCATGCGCCTATTCAATGTGCCCGAATGGGTCACCTTTGTCGGCGTGACAGGCCTGTTGCTGGCGATCGTGATCACGGGCAAGTACTGGACGTTCGAGAAGATCACCCTGTTCTTCTGTCTCTTCAATTTCGTGTACATCCCGGCGGCGATCTGGGCCATGCACACCGGGAACGTGAACGAGGGCTGGCTGCAGGTGGGGCGGGGGTTCTACGCGCCGCGGTTCCTGCTCAGCCCCCGGTTCGACGCGGCCGCTCTGCTCACGCTGGTCATGGCGAACATCGGCACTACCATCACGCCCTGGCAGATCTTTTTTCAACAATCGGCCGTGGTGGACAAAGGGATGGATGTGAAAGACATCCGGTACGGCAAGATCGACACGTTCGTCGGCGCGCTCGTGACCTGCGTCGTCGCCGCGTTCATCATCATCGCCGCGGCCGGCGTCTTCTATTATCATCCGGGCGGGCAGCTGGCCGTCGAGTCCGCCGCGCAGGCGGCGGCCAAGATGCCGGCGGTGATGCCAGGGGCGCACCTCGGACTGTGGGCCCGGACGCTGTTCGCGATCGGATTGTTCGACGCCGGTCTCCTCGGGGCATTGTGCATCTCACTGTCCACGAGCTGGGCGCTGGGGGAGGTGTTCGGCTGGGCCCACTCCCTCAACCGCAGCGTCCGCGAGGCGCCCTGGTTCTATGTGGCGTACGTGGCGATGTTGGGGTCGTCCGGCGTGGTGTCCCTGATCGCGAGTATCAAGATCCAGGACGCCATCACGATCTTCGTGCAGGTCGTCGCAGTCACGCTACTGCCGGCGGCACTCGTCTTCCTGATCCTGCTCCTGAATGACCGACCGCTCATGGGCGACTATGTGAACACCCGTTGGCAGAACATCGCCAATGGATCCATCACGGCATTCGTGATTGTCGTCTCGTCCATGTTCGGTCTGTCCGTGCTGTTCCCCAGCCTGTTCAGCGCACTCGGCAGGTGA
- a CDS encoding chloride channel protein — MTKIRAALLGHPLVRKYTSLVHEDLSATYTRDLHKWLIIAPVMGVVTGLLITLLAKTILVWMWPPVLRVYLAHPFVMIPGVAAGFIVAGLIMQHLTPDPDEHSTEEVIRSYHEHQGAIDVKPFVPKLVAAIATVGLGGSAALEGPSIYGGGALGSWLWTRLRGVGLEPRDRRIMLIAGAAAGMSAVFRAPLTGIVFALEMPYKDDLAHEALLPALIASVTSYATMAAFLGATPLFDFATAAAYTRRDLLWSAVLGLICGLATMVFTITFRRARGFAVRAPVPHWVKMAVGGTLTGIVGLGFVSVFHGALVPIGPNYEAVPQLLQQVHGSALLVAFGIAKLIATLFSLGVGGVSAAFVPLFLAGGSFGTAFAQSVVHSASPGIFAAVGMAAFIAGGYKAPLTAVIFVAEATGGHAYIVPALIGAAVAYAVSGESSMSGDQKLHEIATVAGLSRIRVREVMRTQVIAAYADRTLRQFAERIGAQYAHAAYPVYDADRVVGTISMRVLGRVKPQAWDETRVGDVMDRDVVRVPLDCDLQEALRLMMTRHGQPMLLVSSSGERLEGILTKTDILSALDARGTTNADAGIAHAP, encoded by the coding sequence ATGACGAAGATCCGAGCAGCGCTCCTCGGTCACCCGCTGGTGCGGAAGTACACGTCGTTGGTTCACGAGGACCTGTCGGCCACCTATACGCGCGATCTGCACAAGTGGCTGATCATCGCGCCGGTGATGGGAGTCGTGACCGGGCTCCTGATCACGCTTCTGGCCAAGACCATCCTCGTCTGGATGTGGCCACCGGTGCTCCGGGTGTATCTCGCACACCCGTTCGTGATGATCCCGGGGGTAGCGGCGGGCTTCATCGTGGCCGGGCTCATCATGCAGCACCTGACGCCCGATCCGGATGAGCATTCGACGGAAGAAGTGATTCGCTCGTACCACGAGCATCAGGGCGCCATCGACGTCAAGCCGTTCGTCCCCAAGCTGGTGGCGGCGATCGCCACGGTGGGCCTCGGGGGCAGCGCGGCGCTCGAAGGCCCGAGCATCTACGGTGGAGGGGCACTGGGCTCGTGGCTCTGGACCAGGCTCCGCGGGGTCGGCCTCGAACCGCGCGACCGCCGCATCATGCTCATCGCCGGTGCGGCGGCGGGCATGTCGGCGGTGTTCCGCGCGCCGCTCACCGGCATCGTGTTCGCCCTGGAAATGCCGTACAAAGACGATCTCGCCCATGAAGCGCTGTTGCCGGCGCTGATCGCGTCGGTGACGTCGTACGCCACGATGGCGGCCTTTCTCGGGGCCACGCCGCTGTTCGACTTCGCCACCGCTGCGGCGTATACGAGACGAGACCTCCTCTGGTCCGCGGTGCTCGGCCTCATCTGCGGGCTGGCGACGATGGTGTTCACGATCACCTTCCGTCGCGCGCGGGGCTTCGCCGTACGGGCGCCCGTTCCGCACTGGGTGAAGATGGCGGTGGGCGGGACGCTCACCGGAATCGTCGGCCTCGGATTCGTATCGGTATTCCACGGAGCTCTCGTGCCGATCGGGCCAAACTACGAAGCCGTGCCGCAGCTACTGCAGCAGGTGCACGGGTCGGCGCTGCTGGTGGCGTTCGGGATCGCCAAGTTGATCGCAACGCTATTCTCCCTGGGCGTGGGCGGGGTGAGCGCCGCGTTCGTGCCGCTGTTCCTTGCCGGCGGCTCGTTCGGTACCGCCTTCGCGCAGTCGGTGGTCCACAGTGCGTCGCCTGGGATCTTCGCGGCCGTGGGCATGGCGGCCTTTATCGCTGGCGGCTACAAGGCGCCGCTCACGGCGGTGATCTTCGTGGCCGAGGCGACCGGGGGGCATGCGTACATCGTTCCCGCGCTCATCGGCGCGGCAGTGGCGTACGCCGTGTCCGGCGAGTCGTCGATGTCGGGCGACCAGAAGCTGCACGAGATCGCGACCGTGGCGGGCCTGTCCAGGATCCGGGTGCGCGAGGTCATGCGGACGCAGGTGATCGCGGCATACGCCGACAGGACCCTTCGCCAATTCGCCGAGCGCATCGGTGCGCAGTACGCGCACGCCGCGTATCCGGTGTACGATGCCGACCGCGTGGTGGGCACGATCTCGATGCGCGTGCTGGGGCGCGTGAAGCCGCAGGCATGGGATGAGACACGTGTAGGGGACGTGATGGACCGCGACGTGGTGCGAGTGCCGCTCGATTGCGATCTGCAGGAAGCATTGCGCCTCATGATGACGCGCCACGGACAACCGATGCTCCTCGTGTCGTCGAGCGGCGAGAGGCTCGAAGGCATTCTCACCAAGACCGACATCCTGTCGGCGCTGGACGCGCGCGGAACGACCAACGCGGACGCCGGGATCGCGCACGCACCCTGA
- the had gene encoding 6-hydroxycyclohex-1-ene-1-carbonyl-CoA dehydrogenase — protein sequence MTTTIGTTFDAWVMTTPGSAMDRIELPWTAPLAGEALIEVAGCGVCHTDLSYLYGGVKTRGPLPLVLGHEISGVVRAVGAGVGPSLVGQAVVVPAVLPCGECDLCRAGRRAICRQQVMPGNDRHGGFASHVVVPARYLCPVPPAAMATHELWELAVVADALSTPFQAVKRSRLQPGELAVVVGVGGIGVHAVQVARAAGGTVVAIDIDARKLEQATAAGARGVIDVRGMALKDVRKQARALAESLGAPPHLWKIFETSGTKAGQETAYALLGFGASLGVVGYTMDKIEICLSNLMAYDAEAHGNWGADPEIYPELLEWISDGRLAVKPYVERHRLSEINAVFEAAHHGRLSKRAVLVP from the coding sequence ATGACGACGACGATTGGAACGACCTTCGATGCCTGGGTCATGACGACGCCGGGCAGCGCCATGGACCGTATCGAACTGCCGTGGACCGCGCCACTGGCAGGCGAGGCGCTGATCGAGGTCGCTGGGTGCGGCGTGTGCCACACTGACCTGTCGTATCTGTACGGCGGGGTCAAGACGCGCGGCCCATTGCCCCTGGTGCTCGGGCACGAAATCAGCGGCGTCGTTCGGGCCGTGGGCGCCGGAGTCGGCCCGTCGCTCGTTGGGCAGGCCGTCGTGGTGCCCGCAGTGCTTCCGTGCGGAGAGTGCGACCTCTGCCGCGCGGGGCGCCGCGCCATTTGCCGCCAGCAGGTGATGCCGGGCAACGACCGACACGGGGGCTTCGCGTCGCACGTCGTCGTGCCGGCGCGATATCTGTGTCCGGTGCCGCCCGCGGCGATGGCGACACACGAACTCTGGGAACTCGCCGTAGTGGCCGATGCGCTGTCCACACCGTTCCAGGCGGTGAAGCGTTCAAGACTACAGCCGGGAGAGCTGGCCGTGGTCGTCGGCGTGGGCGGCATCGGCGTGCATGCGGTGCAGGTGGCGCGCGCGGCGGGGGGAACGGTGGTCGCCATCGACATCGACGCGCGGAAATTGGAACAGGCCACGGCGGCGGGGGCGCGCGGTGTGATCGACGTGCGCGGCATGGCGCTCAAGGACGTTCGCAAGCAAGCGCGGGCTCTCGCCGAGTCGCTTGGCGCACCGCCGCACCTGTGGAAGATCTTCGAGACCTCCGGCACGAAGGCCGGCCAGGAGACCGCCTACGCGCTGCTCGGCTTCGGCGCGTCGCTGGGCGTGGTTGGCTACACGATGGACAAGATCGAGATCTGCCTCTCGAACCTCATGGCCTATGACGCCGAAGCCCACGGCAATTGGGGCGCCGACCCGGAGATCTATCCCGAGCTACTGGAGTGGATCTCCGACGGCCGCCTCGCCGTGAAGCCGTACGTGGAGCGGCACCGATTGTCCGAGATCAACGCGGTGTTCGAGGCGGCCCACCATGGGCGGCTCTCCAAACGCGCGGTGCTCGTCCCATGA
- a CDS encoding glycosyltransferase 87 family protein, whose protein sequence is MTGGRLRSRLAVHGRALVTGGLALGVFAIGWAGLHTGFYRDGQVIDTPTYQRYGDAIANTLVPYRDFGLEYPPAALPVFAMPAVLRPIEGDLSSYQRWFEAEMFVCGALSLVLMLVVLIRLDADPLRLRLALGLAAGAPLLIGPVILSRFDLWPATLTVCALAALIVDRNRLSAGVLGVGFAAKLYPAVLLPVALAWVWKRRGGREAAIDLAIFAAIALACFLPFLIIAPHGVWDALTRQTNRPLQIESLGAGVLLVVHAITGFAITMQPGYGSQNLVGSVADTLPIVQTTVQLMAIAGVWIWFARGPAEPDRLVRAWAAAVCAFVAFGKVLSPQFLIWLIPLIPLVRGRRGFWAGGLLAASLVLTQLWFPRHYWDLALRFAPVESCLVLARDLALVALLAVLVLPTRRNRFRSGQRPAVVS, encoded by the coding sequence ATGACCGGAGGACGCCTTCGAAGCCGCCTCGCGGTTCATGGGCGGGCGTTGGTCACCGGCGGCCTCGCACTGGGCGTCTTCGCCATCGGCTGGGCCGGGCTGCACACCGGCTTCTACCGCGACGGCCAGGTCATCGACACGCCGACCTATCAGCGGTACGGCGATGCGATCGCGAACACGCTGGTGCCGTACCGCGACTTCGGACTCGAGTATCCGCCGGCGGCGCTGCCGGTGTTCGCAATGCCGGCCGTGCTGCGGCCCATCGAGGGCGACTTGTCGAGCTACCAGCGCTGGTTCGAAGCGGAGATGTTCGTCTGCGGCGCGCTCTCACTGGTCCTCATGCTTGTGGTCCTGATCCGGCTGGACGCTGATCCGCTCCGGCTCCGCCTCGCACTCGGTCTCGCCGCCGGCGCGCCGCTCCTCATCGGTCCAGTCATTCTCTCGCGCTTCGACCTCTGGCCAGCGACGCTCACCGTGTGCGCACTGGCAGCACTTATCGTGGACCGGAACCGGCTGAGCGCCGGGGTGCTCGGCGTCGGCTTTGCCGCCAAGCTCTATCCGGCGGTGCTGCTACCCGTGGCGCTCGCGTGGGTGTGGAAGCGCCGTGGTGGGCGCGAGGCGGCCATCGACCTCGCCATCTTCGCGGCCATCGCACTCGCGTGCTTCCTGCCGTTTCTCATCATCGCGCCCCACGGGGTCTGGGACGCGCTCACACGACAGACGAACCGTCCCCTTCAGATCGAGTCGCTGGGCGCCGGCGTTCTGCTCGTCGTTCACGCCATCACCGGGTTCGCGATCACGATGCAGCCTGGGTACGGGTCACAGAACCTCGTCGGCAGCGTAGCTGACACGCTTCCCATCGTTCAGACCACCGTCCAACTCATGGCGATTGCCGGCGTCTGGATCTGGTTCGCGCGGGGCCCCGCCGAGCCCGACCGCCTGGTTCGCGCCTGGGCAGCCGCCGTGTGCGCCTTCGTCGCGTTCGGGAAGGTTCTGTCTCCACAATTCCTGATCTGGCTGATCCCGCTCATCCCGCTGGTTCGCGGCAGGCGCGGGTTCTGGGCGGGCGGACTCCTCGCCGCCTCGCTCGTGCTCACGCAGCTGTGGTTCCCGCGCCACTACTGGGACCTCGCGCTCCGCTTCGCGCCCGTGGAGTCGTGCCTGGTGCTCGCCCGGGACCTCGCCTTGGTCGCGCTCCTTGCCGTACTGGTGCTCCCGACACGGCGCAATCGATTCCGAAGCGGCCAGCGGCCAGCGGTCGTATCGTGA
- a CDS encoding Ig-like domain-containing protein: MSRSAWSMLFTLAATTALTACSGSSSTTTAPATNPSRTQVVAVSPVGGATGIDPAAPIVVSFSHAMRAGAQIYVSLHEGTVTGAIVSGTATWSTDSMKLTFMPSTPLKAHTTYALHMGGDMMDDRGDAVDLSTCTQFGGQAATGQMMGSGGMMGGGEMGSGWQTPGSSTYGMVFTFTTG; the protein is encoded by the coding sequence GTGTCCCGCTCCGCTTGGTCCATGCTATTCACGCTCGCTGCCACCACGGCCCTGACCGCGTGCAGCGGAAGTTCGTCGACCACCACTGCCCCGGCTACCAACCCATCGCGCACGCAGGTTGTGGCCGTCAGTCCGGTGGGCGGAGCGACCGGGATCGATCCCGCCGCTCCGATCGTCGTCTCGTTCTCGCATGCCATGCGCGCCGGCGCACAGATATACGTCTCCCTTCATGAAGGGACGGTCACCGGTGCAATCGTGAGTGGCACGGCGACGTGGTCCACCGATTCGATGAAACTGACCTTCATGCCAAGTACTCCGCTCAAAGCCCACACGACCTACGCGCTCCACATGGGAGGTGACATGATGGACGATCGCGGAGACGCGGTGGACCTGAGCACCTGCACGCAATTTGGTGGGCAGGCGGCCACCGGCCAGATGATGGGCAGCGGCGGCATGATGGGCGGTGGCGAGATGGGGTCGGGTTGGCAGACCCCCGGGAGCAGCACCTACGGCATGGTGTTCACGTTCACGACGGGCTAA